In Candidatus Berkelbacteria bacterium, one DNA window encodes the following:
- a CDS encoding G5 domain-containing protein, with translation MQRLTRASIVRHLLLLVIILASGFAVKQFSLADSSVPVEKTSEAEIRGLTVRRMNEVDHLVERYMGAPGYFTLIDQLKALDVTLYPEDHFTAIPDPSLGIGSTIEVIRSTTVTVIDGKEIREYRTWAPTVADLLAEIDLALDSDDRLEPDQWTSLKNDSVVAITRIGVSEELETEPIVYKTIRKQDNEFEKGKTRVEHKGRDGLKKKIFTVKRENDEIVNRELARVEIARESEDEVIIEGTKIISYGTGQATWYSLRSGLQAAHNNLPFGAHVRVTNVANGKSVDVIITDRGIQGGALIDLTADAFALIAPLSVGRIQVRLEKDYD, from the coding sequence ATGCAAAGACTCACTCGCGCGTCTATCGTTCGACATCTCTTGCTCCTGGTGATTATTCTTGCCAGTGGTTTTGCAGTTAAGCAATTCAGTTTGGCTGATTCATCTGTCCCAGTTGAGAAAACCAGTGAGGCCGAGATTCGTGGCTTAACAGTGAGACGAATGAATGAAGTTGATCATTTAGTTGAACGCTACATGGGCGCGCCTGGCTATTTTACACTCATCGACCAACTCAAAGCGCTCGACGTCACACTTTATCCTGAAGATCATTTCACCGCAATTCCGGATCCGAGTTTGGGGATTGGTAGCACAATCGAAGTTATACGTTCTACGACCGTAACTGTAATAGATGGCAAGGAAATACGTGAGTATCGAACCTGGGCGCCAACGGTGGCCGACTTACTGGCTGAGATTGATCTCGCCTTAGATAGCGATGATCGCCTGGAGCCAGATCAATGGACTTCGCTTAAAAATGATAGCGTGGTCGCGATTACGCGCATTGGAGTGAGTGAGGAGCTTGAAACAGAACCGATTGTGTATAAAACGATTCGCAAACAAGACAACGAATTTGAAAAAGGCAAAACTCGGGTTGAACACAAGGGACGCGATGGTCTTAAAAAGAAGATTTTTACCGTTAAGCGAGAAAATGACGAGATAGTGAACCGTGAACTTGCGCGCGTTGAGATTGCTCGCGAATCAGAAGATGAGGTAATTATCGAAGGAACTAAAATAATCAGTTATGGAACTGGTCAAGCTACCTGGTACTCGCTTCGAAGCGGTCTGCAAGCCGCCCATAACAATCTGCCTTTTGGGGCTCATGTGCGAGTCACGAATGTTGCAAATGGGAAGTCGGTTGATGTGATTATTACCGATCGAGGGATTCAGGGTGGCGCCCTAATTGATTTGACCGCCGATGCCTTTGCCTTGATCGCGCCGCTTAGCGTCGGTCGAATCCAAGTTCGGCTCGAAAAGGACTACGACTAA
- a CDS encoding UvrD-helicase domain-containing protein gives MKSNGYPLPNAMSNRGVSIATLQTSSSSILDELNPMQREAAACTLGPVLILAGAGSGKTKTLTHRIAYLVEQGVKPHNILAVTFTNKAAGEMRERLAKLMLNVQAPMFRQTPTTNDQNLNRYPNHFPWLGTFHSICVRILRRDVGALGYRPDFTIYDSGDSLTLVKRILTELGYDPKSTNPQTVRNFISGAKNELLSSSQYAIQADGYFMEIVAKVYKRYQTALKTANALDFDDLLMLTVELFEKNPAILTDYQNLFQHVLIDEYQDTNLAQYRFVKFLATHGNICVVGDDYQAIYGWRGANFRNILNFESDYPNTTIIKLEQNYRSTQTILDAADAVIKNNYQRTEKKLWTENGQGAPVTLYEALDGIDETDFVATEITSLRREFSSLNNFAVLYRTNAQSRLLEETFLRREVPYRLVGAVQFYERKEIKDMLAYLRAVANPNDLIAFERASGAPTRGIGKKALEVIRSEGLTVTAEKNLKVKNFVILVKSFRSYASAHSVRDLIEQIAVTSGYRDFLLDGSVEGESRWENVKELKSVAESYTTLQEFLEATSLISDVDNYDPTHEAVTLMTLHNAKGLEFPVVFIVGVEEGIFPHARALSDPAQMEEERRLCYVGMTRAKQRLYLLCANSRLLYGSIQANPSSRFLSEIPAHLKEKL, from the coding sequence ATGAAAAGTAACGGGTACCCTTTGCCGAATGCGATGAGCAACCGTGGAGTATCGATTGCGACTCTGCAAACGTCCAGTTCGTCCATTTTGGATGAGCTCAATCCAATGCAACGCGAAGCGGCCGCCTGCACTCTGGGGCCTGTTTTAATTCTTGCCGGCGCCGGTTCGGGCAAGACTAAAACCCTCACTCATCGAATTGCGTATTTAGTTGAACAGGGGGTAAAACCGCACAATATTTTGGCGGTTACCTTTACCAATAAAGCCGCGGGCGAGATGAGAGAGCGTCTTGCCAAGTTAATGCTCAATGTCCAGGCGCCAATGTTCAGACAAACTCCAACGACCAATGACCAAAATTTGAACCGATATCCGAACCATTTTCCTTGGCTTGGCACCTTTCATTCCATCTGTGTGCGGATTCTGCGGCGAGATGTCGGAGCGCTCGGCTATCGCCCGGATTTTACAATCTACGACTCGGGCGATTCGCTCACTCTTGTTAAACGCATCTTAACTGAACTCGGCTATGATCCCAAATCGACTAACCCGCAGACCGTGCGTAACTTTATCTCGGGCGCCAAAAACGAGCTCCTCTCGTCGAGCCAGTATGCAATCCAGGCCGACGGCTATTTCATGGAAATTGTTGCCAAGGTCTACAAGCGCTATCAGACAGCCCTCAAAACGGCCAACGCTCTCGATTTCGACGATCTGTTGATGCTCACCGTTGAGCTTTTTGAAAAAAATCCTGCAATTTTAACCGATTACCAGAACCTTTTTCAACACGTATTGATCGATGAATACCAAGACACCAATTTGGCTCAATATCGTTTTGTGAAATTCTTGGCTACTCATGGCAATATCTGTGTGGTTGGCGACGATTACCAGGCGATCTACGGCTGGCGGGGGGCAAATTTTCGCAACATTCTGAACTTTGAATCTGATTATCCCAATACAACAATTATCAAGCTCGAGCAGAACTATCGTTCAACTCAAACAATTCTCGATGCGGCCGATGCGGTGATTAAAAATAACTACCAGCGAACCGAGAAAAAGCTTTGGACTGAAAATGGCCAGGGCGCACCCGTCACGCTTTACGAAGCGCTCGATGGGATCGATGAAACTGATTTTGTTGCGACTGAAATTACCAGTTTGCGCCGCGAATTTTCAAGCCTCAATAATTTTGCCGTGCTTTATCGAACAAATGCTCAATCGCGACTTTTAGAAGAAACGTTTTTACGCCGCGAGGTGCCTTATCGTTTAGTCGGCGCGGTTCAATTTTACGAACGGAAAGAGATCAAGGATATGCTCGCGTATCTGCGCGCGGTCGCAAACCCCAATGACTTAATTGCCTTTGAGCGAGCGAGCGGGGCGCCGACGCGCGGAATTGGCAAGAAGGCGCTTGAAGTGATTCGTTCTGAAGGTCTCACGGTAACCGCCGAGAAAAATCTTAAGGTCAAAAACTTTGTCATACTTGTTAAGTCGTTTCGGTCTTATGCGAGCGCTCACTCGGTGCGAGATCTCATTGAGCAGATTGCGGTGACAAGCGGTTATCGCGATTTTTTGCTCGATGGCAGTGTTGAAGGCGAGAGTCGCTGGGAAAACGTTAAGGAATTAAAATCCGTCGCTGAAAGTTACACCACGTTGCAGGAATTTTTAGAGGCAACCAGTTTAATTTCCGATGTTGATAACTATGACCCAACGCATGAAGCCGTAACCTTAATGACACTTCATAACGCAAAAGGTCTTGAGTTTCCGGTTGTGTTCATCGTAGGGGTGGAGGAGGGGATTTTTCCACATGCTCGAGCGCTTTCGGATCCCGCCCAGATGGAAGAAGAGCGTCGACTCTGCTATGTGGGCATGACTCGAGCCAAACAACGCTTGTATCTTCTGTGCGCCAACTCGCGCTTGCTTTATGGGAGCATTCAAGCCAACCCCAGTTCTCGTTTCTTGAGTGAAATCCCCGCTCACTTGAAAGAAAAACTCTAA
- the rsmI gene encoding 16S rRNA (cytidine(1402)-2'-O)-methyltransferase, whose protein sequence is MGTLYVVATPIGNLGDLSERALTVLEQVHLILAEDTRVTRKILNQRQARKFDAQLLRLDSHVHGIRLANIVDQIDRGADAALVSDAGTPQVSDPGAALVSECNQRGIKIVPIPGASALTTMISIADFSVQPVVFFGFLPKKKGRETTLRRLKEYSGHYGASSAVIYESPERLRRTLENLIQLFGGQIHLVIGRELTKKFEELWYGTLEESLTHFQSPRGEFSLLLQLPKA, encoded by the coding sequence ATGGGAACGCTCTATGTAGTCGCAACACCGATCGGCAATCTGGGCGATCTCTCTGAACGCGCGCTGACGGTGCTTGAGCAGGTCCATTTGATTCTGGCTGAAGATACCCGTGTGACGCGCAAGATTTTGAATCAAAGACAGGCCCGCAAGTTCGATGCTCAACTCTTGCGGCTTGATTCACATGTGCATGGGATTCGGCTTGCCAACATTGTTGATCAAATCGACCGCGGCGCTGATGCGGCGTTGGTGAGCGATGCCGGCACGCCCCAGGTATCCGACCCGGGCGCGGCGTTGGTGAGCGAATGTAACCAACGCGGCATCAAAATTGTGCCCATTCCAGGCGCCTCGGCGCTGACAACGATGATCTCAATCGCCGATTTTTCAGTCCAGCCCGTTGTTTTTTTCGGTTTTTTGCCTAAGAAGAAGGGACGCGAAACCACGCTTCGTCGCCTCAAGGAATACAGCGGTCACTATGGCGCCTCATCAGCTGTTATTTATGAATCTCCGGAACGTCTCCGTCGCACTCTCGAAAATCTAATCCAGCTTTTTGGCGGCCAAATTCATCTTGTGATCGGTCGTGAGCTGACAAAAAAGTTTGAGGAGCTCTGGTATGGCACTTTGGAAGAATCTCTTACGCATTTTCAAAGTCCGCGCGGCGAGTTTTCGCTTCTTCTTCAGTTGCCAAAAGCTTGA
- a CDS encoding methionine--tRNA ligase: MKTLYVTTPIYYANDKPHVGHAYTTVAADVLARYWRKKLGSEQVFFLTGTDEHGQKIADAAQKAGLAPKAFVDRLVPQFETMLRSLAISNDIFMRTTAVEHIQFAKEYFQQLKANDDVYLGTYEGFYCVGCESYKTESELVDGKCPDHPNLTPERRHEKNYFFRLTKYISAVIQAIESNQIIIKPDYRRNELLARLKGEVRDISISRPNVEWGIPLPWDESHTFYVWVEALLNYLSALEIKQASNFWPANVQLMAKEILWFHGAIWPALLIAGGRDLPKTIFAHGWFTIDGQKMSKTLGNVIDPIELVDRYGADAVRYFLLSAVPFGADGDLAAHRFAEVYKADLADGLGNLLQRTVTLISRSELKIEPGAAPSCADADRAIEELRLDEGLKAIWLIVRDANKRLEEAKPWEMIKNYESETMNHELVNVLTTAYRQLETIAAGLMPFMPETSAQIFAQLRSSQAQPLFPRLNHEL; encoded by the coding sequence ATGAAAACTCTTTACGTCACCACCCCCATCTACTACGCCAATGATAAGCCACATGTTGGCCATGCCTACACCACGGTCGCGGCCGATGTTTTAGCTCGTTATTGGCGGAAAAAGTTAGGGTCGGAGCAAGTTTTTTTTCTCACCGGCACCGATGAACACGGCCAGAAGATCGCCGATGCGGCTCAAAAGGCGGGGCTGGCGCCCAAGGCATTTGTTGACCGGCTCGTGCCGCAATTTGAAACGATGTTGCGCTCGCTCGCGATCTCGAACGATATTTTTATGCGCACCACGGCCGTAGAGCATATTCAATTTGCCAAAGAATATTTTCAACAGCTTAAGGCGAATGACGATGTTTACCTTGGAACTTACGAAGGGTTCTACTGCGTCGGTTGCGAGTCGTACAAAACAGAATCAGAATTGGTTGATGGTAAATGCCCCGATCATCCCAATCTCACTCCCGAACGGCGTCATGAAAAGAACTATTTTTTTCGCCTGACCAAATATATTTCAGCAGTTATCCAAGCGATTGAATCTAATCAAATTATTATTAAGCCCGATTATCGTCGCAACGAGTTACTTGCCCGACTTAAAGGCGAGGTTCGAGACATTTCAATTTCTCGCCCCAATGTTGAGTGGGGAATTCCTTTGCCTTGGGATGAATCACATACCTTCTATGTATGGGTAGAAGCGTTGCTTAATTATCTTTCCGCTTTAGAAATCAAACAAGCTTCAAATTTTTGGCCAGCGAACGTTCAACTTATGGCTAAGGAAATTCTTTGGTTTCATGGGGCAATTTGGCCAGCTCTGCTAATAGCGGGCGGGCGCGATCTGCCTAAAACAATTTTTGCCCACGGTTGGTTTACCATCGACGGTCAAAAGATGAGTAAAACCCTAGGCAACGTCATCGATCCGATTGAGCTAGTTGATCGGTATGGTGCAGATGCAGTCCGTTACTTTCTGCTGTCGGCAGTGCCGTTTGGCGCTGATGGCGATTTGGCCGCTCATCGCTTTGCCGAAGTTTATAAGGCCGATCTCGCCGATGGGTTGGGCAATCTCTTGCAAAGAACAGTGACGCTTATTAGTCGATCGGAACTCAAGATCGAGCCCGGCGCCGCCCCCAGTTGTGCCGACGCCGATCGAGCGATTGAAGAATTGCGCCTCGACGAGGGCTTAAAAGCAATCTGGCTCATTGTCCGCGATGCCAATAAACGGCTGGAGGAAGCTAAGCCCTGGGAAATGATTAAAAACTATGAATCAGAAACCATGAACCACGAACTCGTCAACGTGTTGACGACCGCCTATCGGCAACTTGAAACGATCGCCGCCGGCCTCATGCCTTTCATGCCCGAAACCTCGGCGCAAATTTTTGCCCAACTCCGCTCCAGCCAAGCCCAGCCGTTGTTTCCACGCCTTAATCATGAACTATGA
- a CDS encoding TatD family hydrolase produces the protein MNSESHELIDTHCHLNDSNLAWSVEEAIGRAEQAGVRQLVVPGLDVATSERAVELAGQYPKRVFAAVGIHPHEVVKKDFELKNAIQALRNLLLHHCKPAFNRSSSGNAAINHKSCNMVAIGEVGIDYHHHTQEETGVRQREAFGQFLKLATEHNLPVIIHGREAYNDVLAIAAGYPQVRAVLHSFEAPYEIAAQALDRGWLISLTALITYPNYDWLREVVAKLPLERLMVETDAPYLPPQRVRAQKPTLTPPGKLGRRGLNNEPANVVDVAQALAKVQQLTLEEIAVATTKNTRAFFGI, from the coding sequence ATGAATTCTGAATCACATGAGCTCATCGACACTCACTGTCATTTGAACGATTCTAATCTTGCTTGGTCGGTGGAGGAGGCGATTGGGCGAGCGGAGCAGGCGGGGGTGCGGCAGCTGGTCGTGCCGGGTTTGGATGTGGCTACATCTGAAAGGGCGGTTGAGCTTGCCGGTCAATATCCCAAACGTGTTTTTGCCGCTGTTGGCATTCACCCACATGAAGTGGTTAAAAAGGATTTTGAACTTAAAAACGCAATCCAGGCTTTGCGTAATTTATTACTTCATCATTGCAAGCCCGCCTTTAATCGCTCTTCGTCAGGTAACGCTGCCATCAATCATAAATCTTGCAATATGGTTGCCATCGGCGAAGTCGGCATCGACTATCACCATCACACCCAAGAAGAGACGGGGGTGCGGCAGAGAGAGGCGTTTGGTCAGTTTTTGAAGTTGGCGACCGAACACAACTTACCGGTGATCATTCACGGTCGTGAAGCCTATAATGATGTGCTCGCGATTGCGGCTGGCTACCCTCAAGTTCGAGCTGTTCTCCATAGCTTCGAGGCGCCCTACGAAATCGCCGCGCAGGCGCTTGATCGCGGCTGGTTGATCTCGCTGACGGCGCTTATCACCTATCCCAACTACGATTGGTTGCGCGAGGTGGTGGCGAAATTGCCGCTCGAGCGTTTGATGGTTGAAACCGACGCGCCTTATTTGCCGCCCCAGCGAGTCCGAGCGCAAAAACCGACTCTTACACCGCCCGGCAAGCTTGGTCGGCGCGGCCTCAACAATGAACCGGCCAACGTGGTCGATGTCGCCCAGGCGCTGGCAAAAGTTCAACAACTCACCCTCGAGGAGATTGCCGTCGCTACGACAAAAAATACCCGAGCTTTTTTTGGTATCTGA
- the rsmA gene encoding ribosomal RNA small subunit methyltransferase A, with product MSLLFNRAEVRALMRSGQSTAQKRLGQHFLVDKDTLDTIIVTAELAPRARVLEIGPGLGGLTHALAKHLPNGLVLAIEKDRALVEFLRREFAKCKQVKIVASDILATPLSELLIAPYQIVANLPYSITSPVLTKFLLGDYRNRAQDKAPRPESMTLLIQKEVAERLTALPGSRARGILTVLIELFGTARIIKIVSPEAFEPRPEVKSALLRLDLNQPKADPWALHTLLKAGFANRRRQLHNSLGGSLHLSSTETKQLLAQAEIVPERRAEQLSLADWLRLLAILKKGEQ from the coding sequence ATGAGTTTACTTTTTAATCGAGCGGAGGTGAGAGCGTTAATGCGATCCGGGCAATCAACTGCCCAAAAACGTCTCGGCCAACATTTTCTCGTCGACAAAGATACCCTCGACACTATCATAGTCACTGCAGAACTCGCGCCTCGGGCGCGAGTTCTTGAAATTGGCCCTGGTTTAGGTGGATTAACGCACGCCCTTGCCAAGCATCTGCCAAACGGGCTTGTGCTCGCGATTGAAAAAGACCGCGCGCTTGTTGAATTTCTCCGACGAGAATTTGCAAAGTGTAAACAAGTAAAAATCGTTGCGAGCGATATTCTGGCTACTCCTCTTTCGGAACTTTTGATTGCTCCTTATCAAATCGTTGCAAATTTGCCATACTCGATCACCTCGCCGGTGTTGACTAAGTTTTTGCTTGGCGACTATCGCAATCGCGCTCAAGATAAAGCGCCACGGCCGGAATCGATGACACTCCTTATCCAAAAAGAGGTTGCCGAGCGCCTCACCGCCTTACCCGGTTCGCGCGCGCGCGGGATTTTAACAGTTCTAATTGAACTTTTTGGCACAGCCCGAATCATAAAAATTGTGTCGCCAGAAGCCTTTGAGCCCAGACCAGAAGTTAAGAGCGCCCTGCTTCGCCTTGATCTCAATCAACCCAAAGCCGATCCTTGGGCGTTGCATACGCTTCTGAAAGCTGGTTTTGCCAATCGCCGGCGCCAATTGCATAATTCGCTGGGCGGTAGTCTGCATTTGAGTTCAACCGAGACAAAACAGCTCCTCGCTCAAGCTGAAATCGTTCCAGAAAGAAGAGCCGAACAACTATCTCTGGCCGACTGGCTTAGGCTCCTCGCGATCTTGAAAAAAGGAGAGCAATAA
- a CDS encoding acylphosphatase — translation MSELEKAVDITLSGKVTGVGFRDWVRQIAGRIGVAGWVRNNTDGTVLAHVEGAGELIDQFIEKINYPDLPDAKVDSLSQNETEPHGYVGFSIEY, via the coding sequence ATGTCTGAACTAGAAAAAGCGGTTGATATTACATTGAGTGGTAAGGTAACCGGAGTTGGCTTTCGGGATTGGGTGCGGCAAATTGCTGGCCGCATTGGCGTGGCGGGTTGGGTGCGCAATAACACCGATGGCACCGTTTTGGCGCATGTCGAAGGCGCAGGCGAACTGATTGATCAATTTATTGAAAAAATCAATTATCCTGATTTGCCGGATGCAAAAGTTGATAGTCTTTCTCAAAACGAGACCGAACCTCATGGCTATGTAGGCTTTAGTATCGAATACTAG
- a CDS encoding DUF1461 domain-containing protein: MSILRAFFLAVAALAFWVLFIVSTPILHQAIFAFIPPDGPLASRERNIIDREVTSLVGVKSWFGQAKSDQSVLTSGEYAHIEDVTLIIWKVGIYILPGALIGLILARFRLAETSVITGSLGLLATIGLITGLGFEGAFIVLHKFIFPQGNWVFPSDQYVITQVYPAGFFVAIWIIILLASLGTLVLLRCLGCHYRSQ; the protein is encoded by the coding sequence ATGTCAATCTTGCGCGCATTTTTCTTAGCCGTGGCAGCGCTTGCGTTTTGGGTACTCTTCATAGTCTCAACCCCAATTCTTCACCAAGCAATTTTCGCGTTTATTCCGCCAGACGGGCCACTCGCAAGCCGTGAGCGGAACATCATCGATCGAGAAGTCACATCGCTTGTTGGCGTTAAGTCATGGTTTGGACAGGCTAAGTCAGATCAATCGGTTCTTACCAGTGGAGAATATGCTCATATTGAGGACGTGACGTTGATTATCTGGAAAGTAGGCATATATATCTTGCCTGGTGCCCTAATTGGCTTAATCCTCGCGCGTTTTCGACTCGCTGAAACGTCAGTCATCACAGGGTCGCTTGGTCTTCTCGCGACAATCGGGCTTATAACGGGGCTTGGTTTTGAAGGCGCTTTTATTGTGCTCCATAAGTTCATTTTTCCTCAAGGCAACTGGGTTTTTCCGTCCGACCAATATGTTATCACGCAAGTCTACCCAGCGGGCTTTTTTGTCGCCATCTGGATAATAATTCTGCTTGCCTCTCTCGGAACCCTGGTCCTGTTGCGTTGTCTGGGGTGCCATTATCGATCACAATAA